The following DNA comes from Rosa rugosa chromosome 5, drRosRugo1.1, whole genome shotgun sequence.
AATCTGATTCTCCGCCTCAATTAGTACTTGAGGCTTAATCTTGAACAAGATTTTAGTCCTACTTCTCTAATCAGACAGAGATTCAGAGCAGATTACAAATCTCCATTGTTCTTAAGTTCCAAGAAAGCTGTCGACAAACTGATCTGATCTTGGTGACAAAGCTTTTCAGCAACAGCTAGTTACCATAATGAAAGACATCATTATATTTACCAATTAGGCTTTAAACTATGACCCTGCTGCCCAAATCCATTCAAACccttttggaaaacaaacttGTCACTAACATACATTGATTAGCTAATGTATACACCCCAGTTGTGACGATTAATTTCATGTTGAGGAAGAAGCATATGTAAATATCCGAGTATAAACAGGTCATAATAACCTTAACCGCAGTTGATAGATTATTGGGACTCTATCCCTCTTTCATTACGAATACTGTAAGAATTCTGGAACAAATTGCATACCAAGAATGTTGATTAAGTTGACTTTGAATTGATTGTCTGCAGGTGAAGTAGGGGAATGTGGCTCATGAGTTATGACTTTAACTGTGGTCCTTTTAGGCCCAAACGGCCCCAACTCTTAAACATCAAAGCCCACTTTACGGAAATAATACCACATCGAAGACCACTGCCTATAGGGATACTTTATATTGAATTGACTCCCACCTTAGCTTGTCCCTTCGGGGACATCCGATAAAATTGGAACGATACAGAGAAGATTAGCATGGCCCCTGCGCAAGGATGACACGCATAAATTTGAATCAAGAAAtggttcaaattttttttgcaaTTTTTGTGTCATCTTCTGCTGTATAAGTAACCTTAACAGAAATAAGTTCTTTCAGAATTAGCCTCTATTGGTTCACTGGACTAATTGTCCGATGAATGTTTACATGTAATCAATCTTGGATTCAGAGAAACAAAGGCAAGAAGCTGTGCATCGATCACGCTTCAATACCAGATAGAACAATACTGATCGGCCATATTGGCTTGATTTCCCCAAACCAAAGACTGCCTCATAAACTGGCAATTGGCCCCAGCTCATGAGAATGCTGTTACATATTGCTTCAATATGAAATCAACCTTACAAATAATCTACATGAAATCAGACCAAATCAAAGCCATCATGAAATCGATCTTCATAAGCTTGAAGCAGTTTTACCATGAACTTAGGGAAAGCTACTGATAATATTACTACCAGTAGTACTACAGAATTAGGTAGCATGTATttgatatatttatatatatgcacTCGATGATGCAaagaaatatttgaaattttgaatccatttcttttcttcttttttcttctaattataTTGACATGTATAAATTGCATGTCGTAGTCTAATCAAAGCAATGTAATCTTATAATGTTAACTATATCCCTAGAGCTTGAATCACTCTAGCCAGTTTTGATCTACTACTTTACAACACTAGGAACTCAATTAGGATTTACATTGGCTTGACCTGAAGCTAAACAAGTTATATGCTTCTCTCATTATGAACCAGAAGCCATGGTAGCCGATATATGAAAAAACATTCGGACTGATCATATTACTGTTTAGCATGGCTTGAATTTAGGcaaaccaaaatgaaaatccAGATATAAAAAGATTATTTCTGGTATCAACTATGGTAACATTAATCTGGTCAGTGACATACAAAAGCAGAACAATAACGATTGAGACTTGTGACTTTGCTCAAGACTTGTGAATTAATGTGCAGCCTCCCACATTGAACAGAAGTGAAACAGCAAGGTGTTTAAATATGCAACCCCGTGTACATTGGTCACGACCTTACTTGAACAGGATCTGTTCTATAGGATCGTACCTCTGTGTCCTTGACTTCTAAGGAGACAGGAATCTAAACCTGGTGGATGAACCATAGCCATGCGATCAGAGCGTGATTAACGGCTGGTAATCTTCGGGTCACCATGGCTGTAGATGATCGTTCTCAGCTTGGTTCATCCAAGTCTGGGGTGGTCGCTTGGCTGTCTGACAGGTTcccctttttttgttttatacaattttttttatttgggcaCATTAGAGTTTCAGCATATTTTGGGCAGTCAGATCCTAAAGCTATTATTCTTGCCCTTTCTCTTGTGCCTTTGCTTCTGGGAGAGTTCACTTATTTAAGCCTGAAGTTTCAGGGTTGGCATATTCCTTGCCTTTGCCTTCTTAAATAAAGGTGTCCTGGAGTGCGAAACACTAAAATTGCTGGGTGTATAATAACCTTTTACTCGTGATAAGTAACTCAATTTAAAGGACCAACGGAATCTATCACAGATTGACAACAAAAATGTGTTACAATTGTTAGAAGTGTTGCAGATATCCTCCAACACAAAAGTTGGAAACTTAATATATTAACACACCTTTTTCATATCCCTCAAAAACCTTGTGTTACATTGTTGGATCAAATCCAACACTAATCAAGTGACAAGATACAAGGACCCTTCAAAATACTTGCAACTCTGGACACTGACAAATCATGGCTCGCGCACTCGTATACCTAGGCTATATGCAATTTGCTCTGTACTCTACTAACAACGTCCTGACAGGAATCACCTCCACAATCATGCAAACAAAAGCTGAAGCTCTCACGGTGAGCGGCATCAACATTGTCAAGAGGATGCAGGCATTGGTCATTAATCTGTTTCGCGATAAACCTCCTTGACAAATCAGTCAGCTCTCAATTGTAGAACCTCCTTGGCTGTCCTCAATCGAAAATATGGCATGTGTTTCTGCAAGGACAAGAATACAAAGATGAATCATACTAAATGAGAATTGTGTTGCCCCATACAGGGTTCATAAGAATCATACACGACAATTCCATTCATAGCTAATACTGCTTGTCAATACAAGTTAAGGAAAACAAAAtcagtatttttacaagtatgaTCTTTGTACTACTAATGTTTGATCATATTTCTTACAAAAacagtatttttacaagtatgaTCATATTTACATACTAATGTTTGAGAGCAGCTGCGGGAAAATATATGAATACTACCAGAACAAGGTAGATGTTTTACGTGGGAGACCGAAGCATATAAATATGTAAGGTGCCAGACAACAGAAGCATCTTTATGTGCCTTACCTGGTGGAAACAGAGATCCAATCCCCTACTGTAAAAGTCAGCATACTTGATCATGAATACGCCACAATCAAACCTGTTAAAATCATGAAAAATATTTCATTTAGCAGAAGTCTCTTTGCTTAAAAATCAAGTTCACAAAGAAAAACCTTTCTGGcataaagtttcaaaatgaCGTAATacttgtaaaaaataaaaaaaaaaacaaaggctgCTTACCCATTCTCCTGCTCAGGAAGGTCTTCGACACATTCAAATTCCCAAGAACTCACATCAACGTCTTTCCCACTCTTTTCCTTCACTTCATCAGCGTAGTATTTAGCCTGCCAAGCATAaacaatcaacatcaatctcatTATGTCATGATCTAAACTTTCATACCATTTGAACATCCATAACAAAGTACTACTTATTAGAAtccaaaaaactaaaaatgagGAGACATAAAAGGGTTCTCATGTACAGGTATAGGCAGATCATAACCTTACTAAATGAGCCTTAACAAACTGTCAAACTGAGCAAACAAATGAACAAAATGGAAGAAATTCTATCCACTAAAGCCTTTAAATATGATCTTGACAAGACTATCAAAAAAGCAGAGTCGAAGGGATGGTCATCATGTTTTTCATACATAGAACAAATCCTGAAAAGCATATACTTGTTTTTGTAAGAAATGAAGTGTATTGTGTCTACACAAGTATTTCACCCGTCACCTGCCAATCAATTAATCTACTTTTACTAGACAGCACGTAGACAAAGATGTTATGCTTTCATCAGTTTCATTGTCCTATGTATAGATTCATATGTTTCAGGAAGTCAACAGGCAGGAAGTTGACATAAAGGTTTGTTTTTTGACATTCACAAACTCAGTCGAATCAAACAGATATTGCAGTCTTGGTAGCAGAAAATATCACGACAGATAAACAACAATGAACCCCTCACACCCACACCCACAAACCCACACACCAAAAAGAAGGTTGTCAAGGACTCGATAAACATATCAAAAGCCAGACAAAAGCTTCAATGCATACCAATAGTTGCATCACTTTGGTATCGCGTCCTCCGAGCGAGTCAAGATACTGGAACTTCTGATCTCTCTTATTAATCACAGCCAAGCACCAGTGTATTTCTTTGTGGATTGGGACGAATATCTGCAAAAAGCCACTTCAGACATAAATGGAACTTCACTCAAGTTGAATACATGAGCAAGGAAGAGGGTCTGATATGAAAGTACTTTGTCGCAGTCAATGAGGCTGTATCCCAGCTTTCTTTGGGTAGTCCATCTTCTGACAGCTTTATAATCATAGCCACTTCTTCCACCTATTAACTGCATCAGACAATCCAGTAAAAATTTATTCAGTACACGTCAATATCCAATCACTGCTAAGAGAACGAATTTGATATATAAACAGGTGAATGAATCGAACAACAAATGAATTACAAAAACTAATTATAAACAGATAAGACGAAAAGGCAGAGTGCAAATCACAAACCTTTTTGTAGAAAAATGTGTTGAAAAAATGACATTTCAGAAACTTCTTTGGATCTCTCTTTTCCCTCTCCTTCAGCAATTCAAGGTAGACGTTTATGACCTAGAAGCCAGTGAGTGCACACCATTAAATTACATAACCAAATTAGCTTGCCAACAAAGTCCCCAACACtatcaaaaacaaaatctaaCAAAGAAATAAACCTTTCTGTCATTATCAATAACAAATTGTAAGACTGTAACCTACACAATCACCTCATCATTCAACCATGCACATGGTTTAAGGCACTGCAAAAGTTCACCAGTAATTTGTATGTTTGAGTTCTCATGAGTTACAAGGACCTTCCTCCTGCATGAAGTGAGACAGACACTATTATAGTTTCAAATACACCACTTTTAACAAGAAACCACATCTGCATTGATCCATACCGATTCGCATAAGAAAATGCTCGCTCAACCACagccttttcctcttctttgagAGGGATAAAAGGTTCGCGAGGCGCCTCCTAGTCAGGAATGATCACACATTATCCAAATTAGACTTTTAAGTACATTTTCAAAAACCCATATCTACTGATAACTTAGAATTAGTGATAAGCTTTGAACCACAAAAATCATActgaatacaaaataaaaaaaatagaaattcacCTCCACTGGCTTCTTCTTCGGACGCAAAGACTCAAACAGGGCCCGCTTATTCTCATTCACCTGGATTTCGAAACCCAATTGTTTCAATTTGGGAGTAGTCTTCCTATCCAACTCCTCAATCAACTTCTTGTAACTCGGCAAATCCTCGGGATTCAGGGCCAGCAACTCCCTCATCTGCTCCGAACTCTCCACTTTCGAACAGGTATTATTCACTGTCAATGTGGTGAAGTCCGAAGCCACCGAAGAAGCCGACGGCTGCGTGGCCTGAGCTTCACATCGCACCCTCTCGGTCTCCAATTCCTGCACATCCGGCTCATCCTCCCCTAAATCCACCACCTCCTCGATGCTCGAATCCTCCGAAACCCGATTCTGATCATCAtcgtcctcctcctcatccAATTGaatcacctcctcctcctcctcctccctttTCTTACTCTTACACGTAGCAAGAGCTTCCTTCTTCGCATTGGCGTAACGCCGCAACAAATTGCCCATGATGGTGACGTCACCCGACTGGTCCCCTCGGCCGgggccggaggaggaggaggagctgaaCTTGTCGGGCTTAACAGGCGCGTGAATTCGACGCAACGGGAGCTGCGCGGCTGGGTAGCGGGAGACCCTGGCGACGGCGCGGTTAGAAGAGAATACGGGTCGGGTCGtcggagaagaagaggaggagaatAATCTGGGTCGCTTGGAAATGTGAGAATAGGGGGAAAAGGGAGAATTCGAGCTCAGACACTCGTCTATACGCTTACGATTCCTGGCTAAGGCTCCCATTGACAGACCCGGaactccaaaaccctagaaaatttGGGTCTCATCTGAATAGAACCATGTTCAGGGTGGGATTTGGATATCAGTGATTGGAAGTTAAACCCTGAATTGGGGGAAAACCAAACCCTAAGGTTTTGCGTATGCTCcaaacggaaaaaaaaaaacagagagaaatggTTCGAATTGAGAGAAAGAATTTGTCAAAAGACTCGAGAATTATAGGGGTAGATAGGAAAAGCCAGTAATTTCTGTCGATAGTCGAGACAAGTGCGTGAGATTACAATTCTGACCTCTGTGCTTTGAAGTTTGCCATCCTACTACTAGTCTTTATGCTTGGACTTGGAGTTTTGGTCCTTATCGTAATTTGCAAGTATAtataatctttttcttttttttcttggtaaATCTAGTAAATATGATCACGGAGCTCCAAATCCAAACCTCCAGCTCTATTTCATTAACTAGTTGTGCCACTGATAAACTGGTCTGCGATTAAGCAAAGCTAATCACACATTTTAGACACAATAAATGTGAGATTAGTTTcgtatatttgttttgtttatatatcaTATAGTGTTCTAACCATCCGCCTTGATTAGTTTAAAACCCAAAAGAACCACATATAATAGTGGATTAGGCGGCTGGCAGACTCGGCGAGTTGAGACTTGAGAAGTAGGGTGGGCAggatctaattttttttttttttttttttttatatcaaatACTTTTTCTTTGTAAGTATTTGTTATTGATTTGCTTAACTTTTTATCTCTTCAACCAATTATACGGCTTATGTTTCCCAATACGAGTATAGTTTTTGGTTGTATaatataattaaataaagagGAACGCCTAACCCCACTTAGGCGCTAGTCTCCTCTTCACCCCCCCACCCCCCCAATCACCTAGTTAGATTGTTAGAACCATTGATTGTTTGGAGGTGAATGATGCTAGAGTAGCATATCATGTGTCAACCAAATACATACATAACTCGTTTACTCAAAACATTATGAAACTAATACAAAGGTAATGTTCCTTTCCTTCTATATTATGTTACTTTACAAAACAACTACTATTGAATATTGATGATAACTATGCATATACAGCATAATAGCAAACCCAACAAAACTATTCAAGGCCATAAATCTATCTCCCTGTTTAGTGAAGCCAAGTTATTCAGCTGGGATTTATATCTGaaacataaaaatgaaaatggtATCAGTAAACTCACTTTGCAAGGAGATAGTTTATACTTATATCACATTCCGGATAATTTTTCAAATGAAATACCTAGTTTAATTTCATACAAGCTGCACCACTGCAGCCACTCTTAAGGCCCCATTTTGAAGAAGATCTGCAAGTTCATCAAATAACAGAGCTGTTCGCCAGCCCCAGCCCTTCGGAGCTTTTGGTAAAAGGGTGCCTGTTTGCTTGTAGCTTCCAAACACCATGACTTCCCTCTTTGATGGACATATTAGCTGCATTTTATGTTACAAAGGCAAAAAGAAGAACGGATTCAGTATATACTATAGTCTGGCGTAACAAGAACAGGTATTAGACTGACAATCATTTTGTTCACTTTGGGATACTACCTGGTAGCGGGCAGTAACCTTTTCACGAGAATCGACATACATCTGCACCTGTTTTGGCACACCATAAAACCCCAATTAACAACTTTATTATGGAATATTGAATGTCAAATAAACATATATAATAGGTTGACACTTTATAATAGCTAGCTATTTCCTTGGTGGCTCCTCATAGTCCTATTTCTTTGCCAGTGATATACAGAAAGAAATAGATTGATCATGATTGTACTGTCAGAAGAAAAGAATCTACTTCTTTGCCAGTAATGCACAGAAAGATTTATCATTATTGACATGTGAAGATAAGAAGAAGCACTCATCTCTCTAACTAACGAATCTAACGCTCAAACAATCAAAATTAGGCTAACCTTTCTATACGGGTCGGTAATCTCAGCTTTACGTCGGTGGAGAAATAATCCTGAAACAATATATCATATGGACTTTAATCAGCTTACTCAAGCAAGTTTATTCATATAAAATTTAGACAGGTGAGCAATAATGTTTCTGATGTATATCACTGCTTAGAACAGTACCAAGTGTTCGGCGTCCTTGAGGGTCCTCATCATTAAAAGCCTGAACACTAACCTATAAATTTGAACAACAAATCCAATCAGTCTCAGAACATGGAAAGCAAGACTTGAAAAGCGTCATAATATATTAGATCTAAATCATCttattggaagacaaattttaTGTTCACACACCTTCCATAAAGAACCAGCATAAAAGACTTCTGAAGAGTGCTTGACTTGGCCATCACTGAGTCTGTGTACATCCTCAAATTGCACCCTGTAGAACATGGGAGCAAGAAGTGAAGTGACAAGGTAGAGGGGAGGAATAAAGATGGCTTGATTTGTGAGTAGTAGGATCGATAACATAACATGATGACCGGCCATTAGGTCCATCTTATAATGCGATTAGGACATGGGCAGAGACAAACAGTACTATTACACACCCAATCCAATCCTATAATGAGTATCAACAGAGCTATCTGAGCTAGGAGATGATATGAAAGCATCCTAAATACCTCAAAAGAATTTATATTCCTATTTTTCAAGAGTGAAAATTCTGGAAGCACCAGTGGACCTAGAAGCAAGATTATTGTATCTGCAGAAACTGTAACGCAGAGAGAAAGGAGCACATACCCAAAGCGGAATGGAGGGAAGTGACTTAAAGGTGTTTTCATATCCAATGATATGGAGGAACTGTTTGCATTATCCCACTCAATCCCAAGTGCTTGGTCTGATGACTCTACCATCTGCACGGGTGCACCACTAGAACTTGGCACTGACATGGAAGTTCCAGGCATTCGGCTTTGCATATCCATCTCATAGCCCCTCTCTGTTTGCTCTACATGAGCATTAGCTGCATTGTTACCTCCTTGGCTTAGCCCAACCAAAGCTGTCAATCCATCTCCTGACAGCTCTGCAGTGTGGTCAGCTCTAGCCTCTGAATCATCATTAGCAAGAGACTGCTGGCAATTTCTGTTGCCCATACCAAATGGCACACGAGAAAAGACGAACCGAGTTGGAGGCCAAGCGGCTGCTGGGACAAATGTGGTTCCACGTCCAATACCAGCAAGCCCATCAATAGGACCCCTGACATGCACACGTACAGGCCTGAAGAGGCCATTTCCTTCACCTGGAGCAGACTCAGTGATGTATACTCCAGAAGAGTTACTCTGATTATGCTCTTGCATGTAGTATCCGGTGGTACCTCCATGTGAGAACGAACATTGCTGTCTGCAACTGCATGCTATGCTTGTTAGACAGCAACTTTTGCATGTATCAGCGCCAATTTCTTGAACTCGCTGGCTCAAAAGCATCTATACGATAACATACCAAATATAAGGAATTAAAGAAGTAATAGGTATTATATCACCGGACAAGTAAGTAATCCCATCACGTGAAAAGCATTCAAAACCCTGGAAAACAAGATGTTTGAATGTGGTGGAGATGGCCAGAGAGCCCTTACAGCTGCTCTGCAGTCCCGTTAAACATTATCTATTAGACTGAAGCAATTTCTCAACACTATGGTTTATAAGAGAGTTTTGAATGGCCTACTAGAATAGTTTATATGGATAGGAGGTGAGGAATATTGGGAATGCGAAACTACAAACTGCTTTATGAAATAGATGACACCATGTCGTATCTTGTGCAAagtaaacaaaagaaagtatgaccTCTTTTCATCAGCATATTCTTTCTATAgcaataagaaaacaaaagtaaATACAGTGAGCAGAAAGAGACCTGCAGCCAAAGACCATCATTTACAGCTTTGCAAGGAAACCCCATTTCCTCAAGTTGCTTTCTTACATTCAAAAGTGCCTCAAAAGACATGTTGCAATATAGAAGAGATCCTCCTTCAAATATATTTACAAATGCATCATATTCCTCCCCACCAACCCCAAGTTCTCCTTTACCATAACCTTTAAGCTGTCTTCTGCCTACAACCCTGCCACCCCAGGAAAGAGGAGGTATGCCACATCTTCCCCAATCATTTGGCATTAGCTCACTACTTGAAGAGTTCATTGACGAGCATTGCCTTGACTGGTCCCTACCAAGCCAACTATTGTTATTTAAATGGTAGCATGACCCTTCATCAGATGGCCCCTCCATAGCCCCTCCATTTTCCCCCAATCTACTTACTCCAACACCAATAGGCATTTCCGCATAACATGAAGTTCTAATTGCATCTATGTCTGAAAATGTATTAAATGATGAAGGAACTCCCATGCTGCAGTTGTATCCTGGCTCAAAATTTGACTGAGGGTAAGCAACTTGTTGCACTTGCTGTTTGGCATTTGAACCTCCTGTTTGGAAGTCAACTACACAGTCTGCAAGCTCTATCAGAAGGTTACGAGCTGTATTATGTCCCTCTAAATCATCTTTTAGAGTTAAGCGCCCCAATTCAGACTCCAACCTTTTATTAGTGAAGCTATCAGTCAGATTCTTTCCATTTGATTTAGAGGAATCGGAATGTGCATCCGTCCCTGTCTCCGAACTGGAACTTCCATGATCATAATCTTCCTGTTTGCATTGAGCACCTTTTGAAAGGAATGTGCACAATGCCAGCTCAAACCTtttcatgaaaaagaaaatataaataaattttaataGGGACTCAATC
Coding sequences within:
- the LOC133710039 gene encoding ubiquitin-like-specific protease ESD4, whose protein sequence is MGALARNRKRIDECLSSNSPFSPYSHISKRPRLFSSSSSPTTRPVFSSNRAVARVSRYPAAQLPLRRIHAPVKPDKFSSSSSSGPGRGDQSGDVTIMGNLLRRYANAKKEALATCKSKKREEEEEEVIQLDEEEDDDDQNRVSEDSSIEEVVDLGEDEPDVQELETERVRCEAQATQPSASSVASDFTTLTVNNTCSKVESSEQMRELLALNPEDLPSYKKLIEELDRKTTPKLKQLGFEIQVNENKRALFESLRPKKKPVEEAPREPFIPLKEEEKAVVERAFSYANRRKVLVTHENSNIQITGELLQCLKPCAWLNDEVINVYLELLKEREKRDPKKFLKCHFFNTFFYKKLIGGRSGYDYKAVRRWTTQRKLGYSLIDCDKIFVPIHKEIHWCLAVINKRDQKFQYLDSLGGRDTKVMQLLAKYYADEVKEKSGKDVDVSSWEFECVEDLPEQENGFDCGVFMIKYADFYSRGLDLCFHQKHMPYFRLRTAKEVLQLRAD
- the LOC133709711 gene encoding uncharacterized protein LOC133709711, which gives rise to MEANYANNHHHNQATRCFGPQMKMTIQPSQQQQQQQHSDNDRSSGELRALDCNLTSLCDHIQTEGFNSGAFSDVLVHAMGSTYHLHRLILSRSPYFRNMLHGPWKEANAPIVTLHVDDKNINAEAIATALAYLYGHHPKLSDTNAFRVLAAASFLDLQDLCAICTDFIISELWTSNFLAYQVFAEGQDYGIHGERVRNACWGYLCQSGAMELKEVLPRLSSQTLLALLTSDELWVPSEEKRFELALCTFLSKGAQCKQEDYDHGSSSSETGTDAHSDSSKSNGKNLTDSFTNKRLESELGRLTLKDDLEGHNTARNLLIELADCVVDFQTGGSNAKQQVQQVAYPQSNFEPGYNCSMGVPSSFNTFSDIDAIRTSCYAEMPIGVGVSRLGENGGAMEGPSDEGSCYHLNNNSWLGRDQSRQCSSMNSSSSELMPNDWGRCGIPPLSWGGRVVGRRQLKGYGKGELGVGGEEYDAFVNIFEGGSLLYCNMSFEALLNVRKQLEEMGFPCKAVNDGLWLQMLLSQRVQEIGADTCKSCCLTSIACSCRQQCSFSHGGTTGYYMQEHNQSNSSGVYITESAPGEGNGLFRPVRVHVRGPIDGLAGIGRGTTFVPAAAWPPTRFVFSRVPFGMGNRNCQQSLANDDSEARADHTAELSGDGLTALVGLSQGGNNAANAHVEQTERGYEMDMQSRMPGTSMSVPSSSGAPVQMVESSDQALGIEWDNANSSSISLDMKTPLSHFPPFRFGVQFEDVHRLSDGQVKHSSEVFYAGSLWKVSVQAFNDEDPQGRRTLGLFLHRRKAEITDPYRKVQMYVDSREKVTARYQLICPSKREVMVFGSYKQTGTLLPKAPKGWGWRTALLFDELADLLQNGALRVAAVVQLV